In the Populus trichocarpa isolate Nisqually-1 chromosome 8, P.trichocarpa_v4.1, whole genome shotgun sequence genome, TGGCATCATCAGTGGCCTCCAATCCCTTCTTGCAGTACCTGGTGATCATGCATGGATAGAAAAATCCATAGCAGTTTTGATAAACTTAGCTTCTAGTCAATCAGCAAAAGATGAAATGCTATCTGCCCCTGGCCTTATTAGTGGGCTGGCAACGATTTTAGACACTGTTGAACCCATAGAGCAGGAGCAAGCTGTTGCTTGCCTTTTCCTTCTGTGCAATGGAAGTGAGAAGGGTAGTGAATTGGTCCTACAAGAAGGAGTGATACCTGCGCTGGTCTCAATCTCAGTGAATGGGACCACGAGAGGGAAAGAGAAAGCACAGAAACTTCTGATGCTGTTTCGGGAGCAGCGGCAGCGAGATCAACCATCTGCTGAGGTGTGCTTTCAGCGAACCGAAAGTAGTTCCAAGTCCATGCCGGGTCCTGAATCAAAGCCGCAATGTAAACCTGTCTCAAGAAGAAAGATGGGGAAAGCTATAAGCTTCTTTTGGAAGAGCAAGAGCTACTCAGTTTACCAGTGTTAAGTTGGTGTTGTAAATTTCTGTTGtatcttgtctttcttttgtCCCTGGGGcgttctttgtttttgttttcatagagAAGAAGAGATGTACATGCCCTTGTAAGCtgtgggttttgtttttccCTTCGCCATCCTCTTCTCTTTGGAATTCATGTACCATATATGGAAATTATAGTGGAAGCCTTGCTAGATTAACCTTGCAGTAAAACAacttgtggtttttttttttttttttaaatgttagaaAGTGTTATAGCAACTAtcaagtgtttttcattcaaaaacaatttaaataatatttttttataatttatttttaatattaacatattaaaacaatttaaaaataaaaaaaataatttttttaaaaattccattTTTAGCTCGGGAGGCTTCATgcctttaatttttgaaaggcaaaaaaaatctcatatcacctacattatttaatattataggacatgtgaaataaatatttctacCAGTTCACCGTATTTCATCAGAGGAATCATCACGCATGAGCTTTGGTTCAAACTAGTATAGTAGCTAGTCTTTCACTGCGTgttagattatatattttttaaactaaaaagaatattaagggtataaatttttttctgcaatattattaaatttaattaaacagtttaattttgaaaattgaatcttacttaacttaaattttgaattaaattatatagaagTTGATCTAAAatgaataattcaatttaatagataaaaaacaatttgaataactagtaaaaacatgttataatttttaaaaaaactttaagaagatttttttttaatattaaaatgatatcaaattGAATTGACCTCGATTATCTTGTAActtaggtcatgaattttaatgagtttaataattttattatttttataaattatttttacttaattttatgataaaattagatgcttgcaaaatcaagcaccacccctaaaaaaatatttatttgagatcatgataactctataaaaaataaaaaaatgaaatgaaataaaaaaaataaaaaattaaaggaccacaagcaaaaaaataaacatattaggTTTGATGGATAAACCCACTAAATTTGTGAATCGCGTAACCCGAATCAGCACGAAAAACTTGCAAACTGGGTAACAAACTACATTgggattaataacttttttttctaaactattttttatttaaatatatgataacaaaaatagatgattgcAAAATCGAGCGTCACACCAATACTAAGACATTTTTCtaaaactatgataacctcataaaaaaaaacaaaataaattataaaactcaattctcaatcagcacagcatcaaaagataaaataaaacaaataaatttaaaaaaaaaaaaaagttaaactcgcTAAACCTGTCAACAGGCTCAtagactttttaaaatttaataatatgtttttttttatggaactactttttttttttactatgtgataaaaagataaatagacGATCACATAATCGAGTTTaattagtaaaaagaaaaaccaactcTAAACCTGCGAACCGAGGCAATTAGATTTATCTTGCCAAACTTGTAAATTGGGTCATTGGCTTCACAAAGTTTAATatcctagttttttttcaaaaaacattttttatttaactaattgtttttaaaaaataaatcataccgCGATGCTAGGATTTTTTCTAACACCAACCCAatgatgagatttttttgataccatgataaccatataaaaaaaaaactaaaataaattatcaaatctaAATCCATATAAGCAcatcatataaaaactaaattaaaaaaaaagtcaaaatacaaaaataaaaataattaaaaaaaaacaatatagattaTAATCTACagctaataaatatataaatataaaaatcaatatcttcccacaccttttagttttatacttaattaatacttaatAAGAATTCCTTCTGGTGACTCATCAAAGTTAAAAAGTCTCAAGCAAATTAATGTTGGATTTTTTGATATCAAGTTTATGTTAGTAATGTATATTACATTAGTATTTCCGACCTTGACAACAACGAGCCCGTCTAGCTCAGTTGGTAGAGCGCAAGGCTCTTAACCTTGTGGTCGTGGGTTCGAGCCCCACGGTGGGCGTTTTAACTTTTATCCCCTCATCTTTTCCTCTTTTGCTGCTTCTGCATTGTACATCATTTTCCAACCCTCTCCACGTCCTTTCCAACCAATCCTCGTATTTGTGCAGATGACTTGGACTTGAACTAAACTCTCTTTCAGCTTAAGCTCTCAGTCACACAGATACACACCATAAACCACATATTACTGGGTCACTGTTCTATATATATTCGCAGTTTGGCACCTTCAAGATCAAGAAACTTCTTGGTGAACCGAGGcttgaaaagaaatcaattgtttcatactttttattaatatatttgagaATATGCACTTCATACTGTAAGCTATTCAAGAACAAGAGACGCAAAaggatttattttactttatggAATCAAGATAGAACACCTTTAAGTTATCCTCTATTGCTTTCTCCCTTTTGCTCTTCTAGCCATCTTCCTCTTATTTCTCTTGACTTTCCTCTTCTCACACTTCTCCTCCATTTCCtggctttcatttttcttgtcattttcttCCTGATTTTCATCCCCTACCTTTTGTTCTTCGACAccagattgttttcttttcattcctttttttctttctagaaaTCCAATGATCCCTGTAAGCGCAGTATCAACATCTTCATTCTTCATGAGCTCCTCTGCAACTTCTGCTGGAGTCACTTCCACTTCCATTATCAACTCCTCAATCTGACTGAAAAGGCTGTGGTTCTTAACGTTGAGGTAGTTAGAAGCAAGAATCTTGAATCCACAAGGAGTGCAGTAGGACATGTGGATGTGCATGTCCATACGGCCTGGTCTCAGCAGTGCAGGATCTAGTTTGTCTTTGTAGTTGGTTGTGAACACAATTATCCTCTCATCTCCACAGCTTGACCATAAACCATCGACGAAGTTAAGCAGCCCAGACAAAGTTAATTGCTACAAGAGAAAAATTCTTAAGGACCACCAACAATATGCTAAATAATTTTAGCGTAGAAGAGAAGCAAACATAATGAACTCACCTGGCTCTCACCCTGGATGTACGCTCCATGTTGTCGGTCCTGCAACTCAATACTACAATCTATGTCCTCAATTACAATTATCGATCGATTTGTTGTACTAGTTAGCAATGACCTCAGATTTGAATTGCCACGCAAACTTGCAAGTTCCAGGTCGTAGATATCAAACTTGAGGTAGTTAGCCATGGCTGCTATCAAGCTGGACTTGCCTGTGCCAGGAGGACCATACAACAAGTACCCACGTTTCCATGGTTTTCCTACTCTTAGGTAGAAATCCTTTCGCTTCACAAATCTGTCAAGGTCATCCATTATCTCCTTCTTGAGTACCGGGTCCATTGCTAATGTGTCGAAAGTGGACGGATGGCTAAGGCTGACACCTTGGTAATTTCCAAGTGCTTGCAGCTTGAGCACCCTGTTTTCATTCTTAATGGCTTTGGATCTTTCGAGTACATAGGGGAGGAAAGTGTTCAAAACCTTCTCGTTGTGATTCTTGTGGAAGCTCAGCAGTATTGTTTTATGCTCCGTTTTTTCTGATGATTGGGACCAGGTTTCAACATCTACAACCGTTTGTTGGGTTTCAGTAGACGCGAATTCCCAAGCTAGCTCAATTCCTTCGAATGTGTCGATAATCTGTTGGCCTTTGTTGATCGTGACAGAAAGGCCTTTGTTCCCTGGATCCTTGAAAACCTTAAGCTGTCCGATAGAGCGAGTGACTCTTGTGCTCAAGTAGACCTCAGAAGCCTCGTACATTTCATTGATGGAGAAACCATTGTATTCATTGACGATGAGAGTCAAACGAGACGAGTCATCTCCAAAAAGGCGTCCGAGACTTGATGATATTCTTTCTTGCAGTTTTTGGGGGATTAATTGGTTAATCACGGCCTGAACTTCATTGAACACAGACCGGACAAGCATTGCAGACGCAGCAAAAGCAGTGTATGTTGATAAAACTGATGTTGTTGAAGGCATGCTTGGTAGAGAATACATGTTTGATATCAAAGAAATTACTGCAAGTCGGTGACTTGGGATGAATGGAGATTTCTTGGCATCGGTTTTTATACTGCAAAAATGAGTGAATATAGCTTCTAGTTGAAGCCACCTGATGAGAAGATAAGGtccaaattaaatctttaataatAGAAAGCTTGCAGCgaaattttcacaaaaaaaggaaagaaattcaGTCACAGCAAAATCGTATATCATACAATCTCCAGTCTCTGGTCAGTGGCCGAAAAGGTCACATCAAATACGTGGAGAGGCAATCTTCTCGAGCAATTCTTACAGAGTAGGTGAGCTGTCTGGTGGTCAATGACTTGGACCGTTCAAGTCATCGAAAGGAAGTTGTTTGTATTGAAaaagtggttatttttttaaataattttgtttggaaatatattaatataatataatttatttattttttaaattttatttttagtattattttaaaaaaattaaaaatacaaaaaaattaataatttaaagtatttttttaaaaacacattcacatcacaaaaataaaagctgCAGTGGCTCTTTGGTCGAACGATCTGTTTCATCACAGAAATTCGGCTGGAATAATTAAAGGAAACATCTCttctttgttgatttaaaaggttttttttttattttttgttttttaaaaatatttaattttttttgaagttaatatttatttcaaattattttaacttgttaattttaaaaataaaaaaaatattatttaatatattaaaaaaaactctttaaaaataaccactaaAACAGAAATTCTATAAATATTACTATGCAAAATGCAGTGGCTCAACACCTTGCAGCACTGAGTAATTAACTTCTGTCAAATGACcattactattataaaaaaatttaatcaaaacagACTGTAGTCggaggaaatttttttttttggtttcaaaagcaattttaaaaagaattatttattatttattttaaattatttttttattttcgtatTGTTTTGatctgttaaaaataaaatttaaaaaataaaaaattacattatcattaaaataaattttcaagattttaattattttcatatggttttgatatttaatgtttaaaataaaaaatattattttaatagttttataaataaaaaaactttttaaaaaacctttattataatattaaatattaaatagacTTTGTGTATGTGTAGATAGAGGGCTTGAAGATTTGTCCAGTAAATTGGTTCCGTGTGATATATCTaatcttcaaaaagaaaaaaaaaaaaaaaaggagaaaaaggtaAATGGGACAGGAAAAGACAACAGGAATTTTCGATTAAAGAGA is a window encoding:
- the LOC7494779 gene encoding AAA-ATPase At3g50940; translated protein: FGPYLLIRWLQLEAIFTHFCSIKTDAKKSPFIPSHRLAVISLISNMYSLPSMPSTTSVLSTYTAFAASAMLVRSVFNEVQAVINQLIPQKLQERISSSLGRLFGDDSSRLTLIVNEYNGFSINEMYEASEVYLSTRVTRSIGQLKVFKDPGNKGLSVTINKGQQIIDTFEGIELAWEFASTETQQTVVDVETWSQSSEKTEHKTILLSFHKNHNEKVLNTFLPYVLERSKAIKNENRVLKLQALGNYQGVSLSHPSTFDTLAMDPVLKKEIMDDLDRFVKRKDFYLRVGKPWKRGYLLYGPPGTGKSSLIAAMANYLKFDIYDLELASLRGNSNLRSLLTSTTNRSIIVIEDIDCSIELQDRQHGAYIQGESQQLTLSGLLNFVDGLWSSCGDERIIVFTTNYKDKLDPALLRPGRMDMHIHMSYCTPCGFKILASNYLNVKNHSLFSQIEELIMEVEVTPAEVAEELMKNEDVDTALTGIIGFLERKKGMKRKQSGVEEQKVGDENQEENDKKNESQEMEEKCEKRKVKRNKRKMARRAKGRKQ